A genomic segment from Juglans regia cultivar Chandler chromosome 14, Walnut 2.0, whole genome shotgun sequence encodes:
- the LOC108989713 gene encoding calmodulin-7-like, whose protein sequence is MACKIPFRKEEKMADQLTDDQVSELREAFSLFDKDGDGCITAKELGNVMRSLGQNPTEPELQEMIDEADTDNDGTINFVEFLELMARGMKDAASEEELREAFRVFDKDQDGLISEAELRNVMTNLGEKLTKEEVDEMIREVDMDGNNHVDYEEFAKVMMAKRDKRMGDQRSPSPSFRRLDQPIKLTSSNVEVSDHKGRCLCCIL, encoded by the exons ATGGCTTGCAAAATCCCTTttagaaaggaagaaaaaatggcTGATCAGCTCACTGACGACCAGGTCTCTGAGTTGAGGGAGGCCTTCAGCCTCTTCGACAAGGACGGCGAtg GCTGTATCACTGCCAAAGAGCTTGGGAATGTGATGCGGTCACTAGGGCAGAATCCAACTGAACCGGAGTTGCAAGAGATGATAGATGAGGCTGATACTGATAACGATGGTACTATAAATTTCGTAGAATTCCTTGAGCTGATGGCCCGAGGGATGAAGGACGCCGCTTCGGAGGAGGAGCTAAGGGAGGCTTTCCGGGTGTTCGACAAAGACCAAGATGGCCTTATTTCTGAAGCTGAGCTGCGAAATGTTATGACAAATCTAGGTGAGAAGCTGACGAAAGAGGAAGTTGATGAGATGATTCGTGAGGTTGACATGGATGGTAATAACCACGTCGACTATGAGGAGTTTGCCAAAGTCATGATGGCCAA AAGAGATAAGAGGATGGGAGATCAGAGAAGCCCTAGCCCTAGTTTCCGAAGATTAGATCAACCTATCAAACTGACGTCCTCAAATGTAGAGGTCAGTGACCACAAGGGACGTTGTCTTTGTTGTATCCTCTAA